The Synechococcales cyanobacterium T60_A2020_003 genome segment TCGTCCTCCACCCTTTTTCGTCGTCGCCGTTTGGTGGTAGGGCGATATTTTTCCAAAACATCGTCACGATTGGAATCTTGCAGGGTGCCCAAATCCGGAATTTGCGTCATCCATTCCGGACGCAGTTTTAGACGAGGAGCTTGCAGGATATAAAGAATCCGCCGACCCTGTTTAGCCACGGAGGGAATCGGGTGTCGGCTCACTTTCGAGCACAGGGCGATCGCGTCTTGGCGCATACCATTCGCCTCGTAGGATGTGACCAGCCATACCTGGGTTTCGCCACCGAGTCGTGACCCTTGGGGGACTAAAGCCGCCGCCTTTTCAAGATATTCAATTGCTTTTCGGTAATCGCCTCGCTCAAACGCGATCTTGCCAGCTTGAAAAAGCTGCTGTGCTCGTTCCTCTTGGGTATCGCTCACGGGTTAACTACCTGACTGGGTGTGACCTACAACGCAACGCTCAGGGAAAAACTCTACTGGACTTTCTCTGTATTTCCAGCTTTGATCCATCCTTCAACGCCACTATTCGGAAGCTGGACGCGCAGCCAACTGCCATCCTCATTCTCTTCCAGTACTATAACCTCGGTGTTGTACTCTAGCCCCGCAATCTGGCGGGAGTCTGCCGTGGGGCTTTCCCGCAGAATGAGGCCAATGGGTTGGATCACGCGAGCCGTGTAGCCATCCGTCTCAGCCTCTGTTGGGCTTGGACTTGGGGTTTCGGGTGTGTTTGGGGGTTCAGGTGTGGCGATCGCGGCTGGAGTTGCAGGCGATTCAGTCGGAGACTCACTAGCGACTGGCGACGGTAGCCTATCGTTTTCAAAGGTGGGGCGATCGGGAGGAACCGACAGCCGACCAATGAGGTAGCGGGTCACGCCTGCCCCTGCCACGAATAGGATCACAAGTGCCAGAAGCACGCCTGAAATAAAGGTCAAAACATTACGCATAGGGTCTTCACAAACACACTACCCCTTATCGTAAGCCCCCAAAGCCATTTTGCCGCGAGGCGAGGCGGGCTTTTCCTGCCGCTGCCCAATTTTGCAAAGCTTGGATTTGATCTTGAGCGGTTCGCGCCAAGGGAACCACTTGACTCGCAGCTTCAAGAATATCGTCCGTGGTAAAGTCACGGTTCTGGCTAAAGCCAATATGCATGGCTTCGATGATGATCTGCTCAATCTCCGCCCCAGAAAAATCTGGCGTTTCGTAGGCTAGGCGATCAATGTCGTAACTTTTGAGATTGTGAGGCCGCAGCCGCGAGAGGTGAACTGAAAAGATCGCGGTGCGCTCCTCCTGGGTTGGTAGTCCCACGAAGAAAATTTCATCAAATCGACCTTTCCGCAGCATTTCTGGCGGCAGTGCCGCAATATTGTTCGCCGTTGCTACCACAAAGACGGGGGTAGTTTTCTCGGCAAGCCAGGTAATAAAGGTGCCAAAGACGCGACTGGTGGTTCCCGAATCCCCACGACCGTCTACGCCAGAAAAAGCCTTGTCAATTTCATCGATCCACAGCACGCAGGGAGCCAAGGCTTCAGCCAGTTGGATCATTTGCCGGGTGCGCGATTCTGACTCGCCCACCAGCCCCCCAAACAATCGGCCAACGTCAAGGCGAAGGAGGGGTAAATGCCAGTGGTGGGCGATCGCCTTTGCCGTCAAGGATTTGCCCGTTCCCTGAATCCCTGCAAGCAAGAGTCCTCTGGGATAGGGCAGCCCATACTGGCGAGCTTTGTCGGAAAAGGAGCCACCACGACGCAACAGCCAGTCTTTGAGATTATCTAAGCCCCCAATGTCGGAAATCCGTTCAGTCGCTGGGTAAAAGTCTAGGATTTGGGTTTGGCGAATGGTTTGACGCTTTTCTTCGAGAATAAGCTCGATATCATCGGAACGCAGTTCACCATGCGCTGCGATCGCCCGTGTCAAAACGCGACGAATTCTTTCTAGCGAAAGCCCCTGAGCCGACCGAACCAGATCGTCTAGGGTGCGATCGCTGAGGGACTGACCGAGGCCAACGAGTAAGCGCGACAACTCGTCCCGAATTTCGGCACCGCTGGGAAGCGGAAACTCTAGAACCGTTAACACTTCACTCAACTCAGAGGGAATGGAAAGCTGGGCGGATAACACCACCACATTTTTAGGCTGGGATTTGAGGAGTCGTGCCAAATTCCTCAGCTTACGGGAAATGGCAACATCCTCTAGAAAACGATGAAAATCCCGAAGGATAAACACCCCAGGCACGGTAGCGGGTAATTTTTCGACAAACTCTAGGGCTTGCAGAGGATTCCGCTTGCCAAAGCCCGCATCGTTCGGATTTCCCTGATAGCCATCGACAAAATCCCAAGTGTAGATGCCACGATTTCCCTGTTGCTTGGCACACTGGGCGATCGCCAACTCAACCCGTTCCTCTTCGAGGGTCGGAATGTAAATGAGCGGATATCGGGCTCGTAGCAGTAGTTCAAACTCGTCGCTAAATCCCATGACTCAAACCAGGACTACATCACGTTGAATCATCAGAAATGGAAGACTGAGGGAGGCGATCGCGCAGTTGTTCCAGCATCGCCCAGCGCTGATCGATCGCTGGGGGAGATGCATCCGTCTCAACCGTCAACCCTGAACAATCGGTGCTGCATAGCTGCTGTTGAGGTAGCTCCAAGCAAAGCTGCTCGTAGATCCAAGCACCGGGATCAAAATAGCCGTCCGGGGGCAGCGTTTCTACTAACTCGCTATACTCCAGTTCCACTTCCAATGGTTGAAATTCGGTCTCACTGGCAGATTTTAGCCAAATGAGTTCCGACGTATCCACCGTCAAACGATAGTTATAGTGCTGAAGACAGCGATCGCACGCCAAGGTCACAATCGTTTCCGCCTGCCCCGTCACCTCAAGATAGTTTCCTTGATGAACCACCTTAAGGCTTCCCTGTACAGGCGTGAGTGTTTCTAAATCGGGAAGGTACTCATCAACGTTGATCACATCGGTGCGATCAAGTGCCTTGGCCAGTTGGGGAATGTAGATAGGCTGTAACGACGACTCCATAACCCTTGTCACGCAGCAGCGCAACCACAAATGAACGTAAGAACTCTATTGAGGATTTGCCAACCGAACCACCAAGCGACGATCAGGCTCTCTGCCTCGACTTTCGGTCGCTAAATCCTCGAAGGACTTCATCATGGTATGCAACTGACGACGTTCGGCAGACGACATGGGAGGCATCTCGTATTCCTCGCCTGTTTCACGAACCTTTTGAACAGCTAATTCTGCCATTTCTTGAAGTTCAGCTTGCCTTTGGGCACGATACCCAGCCAACTCCACGGTATACGCTGTTTGCTGATCATCTGGCTGCCCCATATTTAAGGTGATGTTAGTCAGGTACTGAATTGAATCCAGGACAGTACCTCGTTCACCCAGCAAGACACCAATCTCCTCTGGCAATAAACCCTCAGAGGAGATCGTTAACCAACAACTCTCATCCTCCTGAGGGCGCTGGACTTCCACGCCTTGAATAGAGACCCCCATGACGGTCATCAGATCCTGTAGCCATTGTTGCCCGCGCTGACCCTGCACGTCGTCCATGATCGTTCCTCAGGTTTTCTTCTTGCTGCTTGGAGTGCGCCCTGATTTCCCCTCTGTTTTTCCCCTCGTCTTCGGAGCAGACGTAGGAGCCTTGGAGGGGGTTGCGTTGGCTTTCTTCGCAGTTGTACTGGCCGACGAAGCTTTTTCTTTTTTGGTACTCGCTGGCTCAAAGGGTAGGGTGGATCGCCCCGTATCCGTAGCCAGCGTTTTTTGCTCTGCATCCACAATCTTTTGCAGATTTTCCGGCAGCGGCTCCCGCGATAGGATAAACGACTGGAGGGTTTGGAAAATATTGGCAATGACCATGTACATCAATACCCCAGCCGGGAGTGGGAAGAAAAGGAACATACCCGAAAACAGAATGGGCGTAACTTTATTAACGGCTGACTGCTGGGGATTTGAAGCTGCCCCTTGACCAGAGAGCAACTGGTTTACGTATAAGCTTGCTCCAAAGAATAGAACCATCCCAACAATGTCCCAATGGATAGCACCGTCTGGGTCAACGGCTCCAACCCGACCCAAGGCCTCAATAAATAGGAAGCCTTTGTTGGAGGCTAAGCCAGGAACTTTCCCTTGCAACTTTACGGTGCCGGGTTGCAGCGCTTCAATGGTTCCATCGTCCTTGATATCGACTAAGTCAGCCCCTTCTACCACAGTCCAGGATGGAATGATTTCGGTATCGGGATAGTCGGCTTCGATCTGCTCAAGGGTTTCTCCATCCGTGGATTGAAACTCAATCTTGGTTTTCTCGCCTACGACTAGACGATTGCCACCGGGCACAAACGCAACGATTGGAACGTGAACCCCATCAGAAACGTAGATATTCTGAGGTTTGGTTGCAAAGACCTGGGGCTGAATCTGCTCGATTTTTTCTTGAGGGAAAATCTGAAAATCAACCGTGTAATTGACATCTGCAAATGGTGATCCCCGCAGTGTTGCAAATAGCGCAAACAAGATCGGCATCTGGACGAGCAAGGGAAAGCAGCCAGAGAAGGGGCTACCAAACTCTTTATAAAGCTTGCTAATCTCTTCTTGCTGCTTCGGCGGATCGTCTTTATACCGTTCTTGAATCTCTTTCATGCGCTTTTGCATGACGGGCTGTGCAACTCGCATTCGTCGCATGCTGCGAATTTGCCCAGCACTGAGCGGATACAGAGCGAAACGAATGACGAGGGTCAGTGCTACGATTGCCAATCCATAGCTAGGCCAGATTCCGTAGAAGAAATCTAGGATCGGCAACATTACATTATTTGAAAGAAAACCAATGCCAAAGTCCATGCGTTTGTGCAGAGCGAAGTAAGTCGTCTAGAGTCTGTACGAGGTACCGTCGGAGGGACGGATTGAGAAGCTTGAGAAATCGAACTAGTCAATTATCGCTTATTGCTACTCATCTTGCGGGCATCAATCTGCTGCGTAATGAAGTCAGCAACGTCTCGAAATTTTGGAATCGCTCTCAGCTCAAGGCGGCTACCGTCTTTTAGGGTAATCACCATGTCGCCCCAAAGGCCGAGTCCGCGAGGAACTGTAATCACTTTAGACATTTCTGAGTAGATTACATCCGAGCGATCGCGCCCTCTCCAGCCTCCTGTAACCGAGATTCGACGATCGGTGATTCGGTAGCGCAGCCAGAGTGCCCTGACAATAGCACCAACGGTTAGCGGGATACAAATAATCGTAAATCCCAACAATATATTGATGATGAGATCTCCAATGTGGGGACCGCCTTCAAAGTAAACCTCTTCTTTAACAGCCATTTATTACCTCAGCGTCAGCCAGCAACTGCTTCAATTCTTGCAGAAATTGGTGATAATCGCACTGCGTTGCTTCAGGACGAACCACAATTACAATCTTCCAACCTGGAGCAATGGAAGGCAGAAGCGTTTGAATCGCTGCACTAAGCTGACGACGAATGCGGTTACGAATGACGGCTCGCTTGCTTACTTTTTGGCTAATTGAAAATCCGATTCGCGATGGTGCAGCGCTATCCCGATTTGCAGGCGGTTTGGCCAATCCCAACCCATTCCCAGAATTAGGCTTAGCGTCAGACAAAGAGTGTAATGCTCGCAGGATCAAGCAACTACCAAACCGGCGCAGCCCCCTCTGGTATACGGCGCTGAAATCATGCCGATGCTTGAGTCGATGCGCCTTTGGCAGTGCCACAGCTTTCAGACCTACGTTATCTATCTAGAAAAAATGAGGCAATATTGCTCTCGGAGTAAGCAAAAATTGCCTTGTTCCCTTGCGGGATTGCTACGTCAAGACACAATTAGTCTGCTGAGAGCTTTGCTCTTCCTTTACGACGACGGGCTTTAATCACCCGCTGACCTGTTTTGGTTCGCATCCGAACACGGAAGCCGGATACTCTTCTTCTCTTGCGGCGAGTGCCACCCAGGGTACGCTTAGTCATAAATCTACTACCGACAACCAACTAAAAACAGCACAATTTATAATCTTATTCTGCAAAGGCAACCCAGTCAATGGGAATGCCTTTGCAGAGAGCGTCAAATGAGCGAGTGATTCTGTACTCTTAGCCGACTAAACACCGCCAATACTAATAATCCAGGTGCCGATATACCGGAGCAGAGCCGTTGAATCGCCCGGTGAAACCACAAGGCAGTTGAAGTAATGCATACCAGAACTGCGAGGATTTCGCATATTGGAAAAGACTAGCTCGACATTTGAAGCTGCGGGAGCAGGTTCGGTCAGATAAATCCGAATGAGACGATTTTCCTCATCCCAGACCACTTCATCTATGTCTACGGTTTCACCGTCAACCTCCACGCGAACATCGTCTACGTCAAAAGTGCCTGTAAAGGACTCTGGGTAGCTAACTGCAAATTCTGAAACCGCCAGTTCCATCTTGCGGGGAGGAACCTTGAGGTGGTAGCGATCGGGACGAGATGGAATGCCGCCGTAGTCTAGGTAGTAACTTAACTGGTTTTCCCGGTCAATACCACTGAAGACAGTGATACCGGGCATGGATTGAGCCTGTACGAGACTTGAAACGCCAGTGACGAAGACGCCCGCGATCGCCAATGCTGGTAAACACGGGCGAAAAATGGATGATTTGGAAGGCATAGACTTGAATCGCTTCATGACGCAACGATATGTGATGAACGTACCACAAAACTTAATCAATTGAAGTTTGGGGGTAGGGTAGACGGTTCTACCCAAGTATTTGACTGTTCCTGATTGACTGACAAAACTCACACAACCCTGATTCTCTCGTAGGTTGGGTGAGCGCTAGCGTAACCCAACAGAATAAAGGCTAGAGTTGGGTTCCACGTTGTTTCACCCAACTTACTAGAAAAGATATGTCAGTCAACCAGGACTGTTCTGATTCTAGGAAAGTTCCGCTTGATGTGTGGTTACTCGTGCCGTAATCAGGGGACAGGGGCGTTCTCGCTTACCCCAGTTCGTGGAAGAGAGGAGAATTCCTATTGAATCCAGTTGATGATCATGGCGATCGCCATTCACGATACTGATGGTTGATCCACCTGATTTTCTAGCTTGAATCCACAATTCAAAAAATCAGATTAAAAAATAGCGGTTTTGAGGAAAACGTCTCTTAGGATGGCCTAAGAAATCTACGACTCTAGACATGGGCAGTCGGGATAAAAAAGCAAAATCTGCTGGGCGATCGCCCGTCTCGCATCAAAACGTTTATGTTTTTAATATTTCTAAATCATTGTATTGATTTTTGTAAGTATCAATAGCTTCTGACAAGGTGTTAATTTATTGCGTATGCTTCCTATTTTTGAATTCTTGGGGACAATAGTATTAAGCATGTTGGTTTTGATGTTTTGAACATATTTCTTGTGAGTTTTGTGAGTGATGCAGTTGGCACACCTTTGAATGGGGTATTACGGCTCTAAATGATCAGTTTAGAAGGATGTCAATTCACCAAGTCTGTTGAAGAGTAGAGGATAGAAGGTTTTTGCATGAACAGGTATCGCGATCGCTGAGTAGGTTCTATAGGGCCTTGAAGGATTCTATTTCGGTGTTCATGGCAAGAAAAAGATGTTCAATGCTAGATCTAGAAAATTAAACGTCTTGCATCAGTTAATTACCTTGATCGGAGTTTTGTGAAATTGACCTGAAGCATATCGGTTTGCATAAAATGCCTGGTTACTACTGTGATTTATCAAATGGAATGATGGTCGTTATCTCAAGTGATCATCCAATCTCAACGAATAACGGTTTTGCCAGGATTTCAATTGACATGGAATGACTTTAATGCAAGTCCTTCCGAGGTTGAACTAGTAATTGTTGCTGATTGAGGAGACGTGATGAAATTAGCAGTTGCACGCGAAATTGAAGTTGGTGAAAATCGAGTTGCCCTGAATCCAGATACGGTATCTCGCTTAGTGAAACAGGGATTTCATGTTCTGGTCGAATCTGGCGCAGGGGAACGATCATACTTTTCAGATTCTGCCTATGTGTCGGCAGGCGCTGAAGTCGTGGCTAATGTCGATCATCTGTGGCGTGAAGCGGATATTTTGCTCAAAGTGAGTCCACCTAAAGATCGCCAGGATGGATGTTCCGAGATTTCGCTGCTGAAAGAAGGCGCGATCCTGATCAGTTTTTTGAATCCGTTGGGCGATCCCCGTACCATCAAACGTTTGGCAGATCGGCGAGTAACAGCCTTCAGCATGGAAATGATCCCCCGGTCTAGTCGGGCGCAAAGCATGGATGCGCTATCCTCGCAGGCCAGTTTGGCAGGCTATAAAGCAGCCTTGATTGCAGCAACGGCAGCCCCTCGATTTTTCCCAATGTTGACCACGGCAGCCGGAACCATTGCCCCCGCTAAAGTGTTTGTGATGGGAGCGGGTGTAGCAGGGTTGCAGGCGATCGCCACGGCTCGACGGTTAGGGGCGATCGTTGAAGCGTTTGATATTCGTCCAGCCGTGAAGGAAGAAGTGCAAAGCCTCGGCGCAAAATTTGTCGAGGTTGCGCTAGAAGAAGAAACGGTGGCTGAAGGGGGATACGCCAAGGAGATCTCCGAGGCAGCGAAGGCGCGATCGCGCGAAGTCCTGACCCAGCATGTTGCCCAGTCGGATGTGGTCATCACTACAGCGCAGGTTCCCGGTCGGAAGGCTCCGATCTTGATTACCGAGGAAATGGTGTCCCAGATGAAGCCGGGATCGGTGATTGTGGATATTGCGGCAGAACAGGGCGGCAACTG includes the following:
- a CDS encoding PH domain-containing protein; this translates as MAVKEEVYFEGGPHIGDLIINILLGFTIICIPLTVGAIVRALWLRYRITDRRISVTGGWRGRDRSDVIYSEMSKVITVPRGLGLWGDMVITLKDGSRLELRAIPKFRDVADFITQQIDARKMSSNKR
- a CDS encoding ribonuclease P protein component, which produces MALPKAHRLKHRHDFSAVYQRGLRRFGSCLILRALHSLSDAKPNSGNGLGLAKPPANRDSAAPSRIGFSISQKVSKRAVIRNRIRRQLSAAIQTLLPSIAPGWKIVIVVRPEATQCDYHQFLQELKQLLADAEVINGC
- a CDS encoding AAA family ATPase, translated to MGFSDEFELLLRARYPLIYIPTLEEERVELAIAQCAKQQGNRGIYTWDFVDGYQGNPNDAGFGKRNPLQALEFVEKLPATVPGVFILRDFHRFLEDVAISRKLRNLARLLKSQPKNVVVLSAQLSIPSELSEVLTVLEFPLPSGAEIRDELSRLLVGLGQSLSDRTLDDLVRSAQGLSLERIRRVLTRAIAAHGELRSDDIELILEEKRQTIRQTQILDFYPATERISDIGGLDNLKDWLLRRGGSFSDKARQYGLPYPRGLLLAGIQGTGKSLTAKAIAHHWHLPLLRLDVGRLFGGLVGESESRTRQMIQLAEALAPCVLWIDEIDKAFSGVDGRGDSGTTSRVFGTFITWLAEKTTPVFVVATANNIAALPPEMLRKGRFDEIFFVGLPTQEERTAIFSVHLSRLRPHNLKSYDIDRLAYETPDFSGAEIEQIIIEAMHIGFSQNRDFTTDDILEAASQVVPLARTAQDQIQALQNWAAAGKARLASRQNGFGGLR
- the rpmH gene encoding 50S ribosomal protein L34, whose product is MTKRTLGGTRRKRRRVSGFRVRMRTKTGQRVIKARRRKGRAKLSAD
- the yidC gene encoding membrane protein insertase YidC, with the protein product MDFGIGFLSNNVMLPILDFFYGIWPSYGLAIVALTLVIRFALYPLSAGQIRSMRRMRVAQPVMQKRMKEIQERYKDDPPKQQEEISKLYKEFGSPFSGCFPLLVQMPILFALFATLRGSPFADVNYTVDFQIFPQEKIEQIQPQVFATKPQNIYVSDGVHVPIVAFVPGGNRLVVGEKTKIEFQSTDGETLEQIEADYPDTEIIPSWTVVEGADLVDIKDDGTIEALQPGTVKLQGKVPGLASNKGFLFIEALGRVGAVDPDGAIHWDIVGMVLFFGASLYVNQLLSGQGAASNPQQSAVNKVTPILFSGMFLFFPLPAGVLMYMVIANIFQTLQSFILSREPLPENLQKIVDAEQKTLATDTGRSTLPFEPASTKKEKASSASTTAKKANATPSKAPTSAPKTRGKTEGKSGRTPSSKKKT
- a CDS encoding Re/Si-specific NAD(P)(+) transhydrogenase subunit alpha, which encodes MKLAVAREIEVGENRVALNPDTVSRLVKQGFHVLVESGAGERSYFSDSAYVSAGAEVVANVDHLWREADILLKVSPPKDRQDGCSEISLLKEGAILISFLNPLGDPRTIKRLADRRVTAFSMEMIPRSSRAQSMDALSSQASLAGYKAALIAATAAPRFFPMLTTAAGTIAPAKVFVMGAGVAGLQAIATARRLGAIVEAFDIRPAVKEEVQSLGAKFVEVALEEETVAEGGYAKEISEAAKARSREVLTQHVAQSDVVITTAQVPGRKAPILITEEMVSQMKPGSVIVDIAAEQGGNCECTDPGRDVVHHGVTILGPLNLASSMPIHASQTYAKNLATLIHHLAPKGELKLDFEDDIIDAACVTHDGQIRSSRVLDALTALESAVNA
- a CDS encoding SH3 domain-containing protein; protein product: MRNVLTFISGVLLALVILFVAGAGVTRYLIGRLSVPPDRPTFENDRLPSPVASESPTESPATPAAIATPEPPNTPETPSPSPTEAETDGYTARVIQPIGLILRESPTADSRQIAGLEYNTEVIVLEENEDGSWLRVQLPNSGVEGWIKAGNTEKVQ
- a CDS encoding KH domain-containing protein; this translates as MMDDVQGQRGQQWLQDLMTVMGVSIQGVEVQRPQEDESCWLTISSEGLLPEEIGVLLGERGTVLDSIQYLTNITLNMGQPDDQQTAYTVELAGYRAQRQAELQEMAELAVQKVRETGEEYEMPPMSSAERRQLHTMMKSFEDLATESRGREPDRRLVVRLANPQ
- a CDS encoding tetratricopeptide repeat protein; amino-acid sequence: MSDTQEERAQQLFQAGKIAFERGDYRKAIEYLEKAAALVPQGSRLGGETQVWLVTSYEANGMRQDAIALCSKVSRHPIPSVAKQGRRILYILQAPRLKLRPEWMTQIPDLGTLQDSNRDDVLEKYRPTTKRRRRKRVEDEPAVEDLSKMNTKDNQFVWLALGVIVLVLGGLAWFST
- a CDS encoding DUF177 domain-containing protein, translated to MESSLQPIYIPQLAKALDRTDVINVDEYLPDLETLTPVQGSLKVVHQGNYLEVTGQAETIVTLACDRCLQHYNYRLTVDTSELIWLKSASETEFQPLEVELEYSELVETLPPDGYFDPGAWIYEQLCLELPQQQLCSTDCSGLTVETDASPPAIDQRWAMLEQLRDRLPQSSISDDST
- a CDS encoding DUF2808 domain-containing protein, which codes for MPSKSSIFRPCLPALAIAGVFVTGVSSLVQAQSMPGITVFSGIDRENQLSYYLDYGGIPSRPDRYHLKVPPRKMELAVSEFAVSYPESFTGTFDVDDVRVEVDGETVDIDEVVWDEENRLIRIYLTEPAPAASNVELVFSNMRNPRSSGMHYFNCLVVSPGDSTALLRYIGTWIISIGGV